In Streptomyces chartreusis, the following proteins share a genomic window:
- a CDS encoding GAF domain-containing sensor histidine kinase — MGSPEEAREARIRLPQLRLDELLEELQARLDAARGTRDRVHSLLEAVLSVGRELDLEQALHSIVEAAAVLVDAEYGALGVIGPDGKRLSAFHTVGIAEEQIARIGHYPEGHGILGELIRHPEPLRLAKLSEHPASYGFPPNHPPMNTFLGVPIRVRDQIFGNLYLTEKRGGARFDEEDVAVTSTLAVAAGVAIDNARLYEESRLRERWLRATAEITHSLMSGAERGEVLGLIADRAREITGAALAMVAMPMEDTDSLSVELAIGPEAQSLRGLVLPGDSGLLGEAFATAAPVTSPDISHDELSEMGVPPAEGRGRISAGPPSLSGPAVAVPVGTGEGGVRGVVLLVRAAGQTVFAGKEIEPLQGFAAQAAVAMELAERRQDAAEVAVLKDRDRIARDLHDLAIQRLFATGMTLQSAGRFIEHPEASKRVVRAVDDLDETIKIIRSTIFGLRSREGVAGAGLRARVVRVAGEAAPVLGFAPSVRMEGLVDTQVPREIADHVVAVLSEALTNIARHARADRADVALTADSRQVRLTVGDNGVGIPEGGRRSGLRNMAERARHLGGDLELSSPEGGGTTLAWCVPLPAE; from the coding sequence GTGGGAAGCCCCGAGGAGGCCCGGGAGGCCCGCATTCGGCTGCCGCAGCTGAGGCTGGACGAGTTGCTGGAGGAGCTCCAGGCCCGGCTCGACGCCGCCCGCGGCACCCGCGACCGGGTGCACAGCCTGCTGGAGGCGGTGCTCTCCGTCGGCCGCGAGCTGGACCTGGAACAGGCCCTGCACAGCATCGTGGAAGCCGCCGCCGTGCTGGTCGACGCCGAGTACGGCGCCCTCGGGGTGATCGGGCCCGACGGAAAGCGGCTCTCCGCCTTCCACACCGTCGGGATCGCCGAGGAGCAGATCGCCAGGATCGGCCACTACCCGGAGGGCCACGGCATCCTGGGCGAGCTCATCCGCCACCCGGAGCCGCTGCGCCTGGCCAAACTCTCCGAGCATCCGGCGTCGTACGGCTTCCCGCCGAACCATCCGCCGATGAACACCTTCCTCGGCGTCCCCATCCGGGTCCGCGACCAGATCTTCGGCAACCTGTACCTGACCGAGAAGCGGGGCGGGGCGCGGTTCGACGAGGAGGACGTCGCCGTGACGTCGACCCTCGCGGTGGCGGCCGGCGTCGCCATCGACAACGCCCGCCTCTACGAGGAGTCCCGGCTGCGTGAGCGCTGGCTGCGGGCGACGGCGGAGATCACCCACAGTCTGATGTCCGGCGCCGAGCGCGGTGAGGTGCTCGGACTGATCGCCGACCGCGCCCGGGAGATCACGGGCGCGGCGCTGGCCATGGTCGCGATGCCCATGGAGGACACCGACTCGCTCAGCGTGGAACTCGCCATCGGACCGGAGGCGCAGTCGCTGCGCGGACTGGTGCTGCCCGGCGACAGCGGCCTCCTCGGCGAGGCCTTCGCCACGGCCGCTCCCGTCACCAGCCCGGACATCTCCCACGACGAGCTCAGCGAGATGGGGGTCCCCCCGGCCGAAGGCCGGGGGCGGATCTCGGCGGGACCCCCGAGCCTCAGCGGCCCCGCCGTCGCCGTCCCCGTCGGCACGGGGGAGGGCGGCGTACGAGGCGTCGTCCTGCTCGTCCGCGCGGCGGGGCAGACCGTGTTCGCCGGCAAGGAGATCGAACCGCTCCAGGGCTTCGCCGCGCAGGCCGCCGTCGCCATGGAACTCGCGGAGCGCCGGCAGGACGCGGCCGAGGTCGCCGTGCTCAAGGACCGCGACCGCATCGCCCGCGACCTGCACGACCTGGCGATCCAGCGGCTGTTCGCCACCGGGATGACCCTCCAGAGCGCGGGCCGCTTCATCGAGCACCCGGAGGCCTCCAAGCGCGTGGTGCGTGCCGTCGACGACCTCGACGAAACCATCAAGATCATCAGGTCGACGATCTTCGGCCTGCGCTCGCGCGAGGGCGTCGCGGGCGCGGGACTGCGGGCGCGTGTGGTGCGGGTCGCCGGCGAGGCGGCACCGGTGCTGGGCTTCGCTCCCAGCGTGCGGATGGAGGGCCTGGTGGACACACAGGTGCCGCGCGAGATCGCCGACCACGTCGTCGCCGTGCTCTCCGAGGCCCTCACCAACATCGCGCGCCACGCCCGTGCCGACCGCGCCGACGTCGCCCTCACCGCCGACTCCCGCCAGGTCCGCCTCACCGTCGGCGACAACGGCGTAGGCATCCCGGAAGGCGGCCGCCGCAGCGGGCTGCGCAACATGGCCGAGCGGGCCCGCCACTTGGGCGGCGACCTGGAACTGAGCAGCCCGGAGGGTGGCGGCACCACGTTGGCCTGGTGCGTGCCGCTACCGGCGGAGTAG
- a CDS encoding zinc-dependent alcohol dehydrogenase family protein produces the protein MKGYVFHGAGESAWEEVPDPAIKEPTDAIVRVGAVTICGTDLHILKGDVPEVQPGTVLGHEAVGEIVEVGSDVRTVRPGDRVLVSCITSCGRCSYCRQGAYGQCRGGGGWILGHLIDGTQAEYVRVPYADLSVHPLPGAMDSKDAVLLADILPTSYEVGVLNGNVRPGDTVVVVGAGPIGLAAVATARLFSPERIVAVDLAPARLEAARQLGADAVADAREAPEQLVTDLTDGLGADVVIEAVGVPETFELCTRMVRPGGHVANVGVHGAPATLHLEDLWIKNITITTGLVDTYSTPTLLRMTAAGRLPTSELVTHTFPLDLMEEAYDVFGGAADTGALKVVLGEERHQEVVPVSSA, from the coding sequence ATGAAAGGCTACGTGTTCCACGGCGCCGGAGAGTCCGCCTGGGAAGAGGTCCCGGACCCGGCCATCAAGGAGCCCACCGACGCGATCGTGCGCGTCGGAGCGGTCACCATCTGCGGCACGGACCTGCACATCCTCAAGGGCGACGTGCCCGAGGTACAGCCCGGCACCGTCCTCGGCCACGAGGCGGTCGGCGAGATCGTCGAGGTCGGCAGCGACGTGCGCACGGTGCGGCCGGGGGACCGGGTCCTGGTCTCCTGCATCACCTCGTGCGGGCGCTGCTCCTACTGCCGGCAGGGGGCGTACGGGCAGTGCCGGGGCGGTGGCGGCTGGATCCTCGGTCATCTGATCGACGGCACGCAGGCCGAGTACGTCCGGGTGCCGTACGCCGACCTGTCCGTGCACCCGCTGCCGGGCGCCATGGACAGCAAGGACGCGGTCCTGCTGGCCGACATCCTGCCGACCTCCTACGAGGTGGGCGTCCTCAACGGAAACGTCCGGCCCGGCGACACCGTCGTCGTGGTCGGCGCGGGCCCCATCGGACTGGCGGCCGTCGCCACGGCCCGGCTGTTCTCGCCCGAGCGGATCGTCGCCGTCGACCTGGCACCCGCGCGTCTGGAGGCCGCCCGGCAGCTCGGCGCCGACGCGGTGGCCGACGCCCGTGAAGCACCGGAACAGCTGGTCACCGACCTCACCGACGGGCTCGGCGCGGACGTCGTCATCGAGGCGGTCGGCGTGCCGGAGACCTTCGAGCTGTGCACCAGGATGGTCCGGCCCGGCGGGCACGTCGCCAACGTCGGCGTGCACGGCGCCCCCGCGACCCTGCACCTCGAAGACCTGTGGATCAAGAACATCACCATCACGACCGGCCTGGTCGACACGTACTCCACCCCGACCCTGCTGCGGATGACGGCCGCGGGCCGGCTGCCCACCTCCGAGCTGGTCACCCACACCTTCCCGCTGGACCTGATGGAGGAGGCGTACGACGTCTTCGGGGGCGCCGCCGATACCGGCGCCCTGAAGGTCGTGCTGGGGGAGGAGCGGCACCAGGAGGTCGTGCCCGTGAGCAGCGCCTGA
- a CDS encoding flavodoxin domain-containing protein, whose translation MTDKVLVAYGTTNGSTARIAEAVADVLREDGLAVDTLPARSVPSVSPYDAVVIGGGLYAGRWHKDARRFVRRHGRALTERPLWLFSSGPLDATASERDIPPVPGVKKTMARLDARDHVTFGGCLEEGAKGWVAGMILRSGKGGDFRDFTAIETWAERVAAELRNGA comes from the coding sequence ATGACCGACAAGGTGCTGGTTGCCTACGGAACGACCAATGGATCGACCGCGCGGATCGCCGAAGCCGTCGCCGACGTCCTGCGCGAGGACGGGCTGGCGGTGGACACGCTGCCCGCCCGGTCCGTGCCCAGCGTGTCCCCGTACGACGCCGTCGTGATCGGCGGCGGGCTGTACGCCGGACGCTGGCACAAGGACGCCCGCCGCTTCGTGCGGCGACACGGCCGGGCCCTGACCGAGCGCCCGCTCTGGCTCTTCAGCAGCGGGCCCCTCGACGCCACGGCCTCCGAGCGGGACATCCCGCCCGTGCCCGGCGTGAAGAAGACCATGGCACGGCTGGACGCCAGGGACCACGTCACGTTCGGCGGCTGCCTGGAGGAAGGCGCCAAGGGCTGGGTCGCCGGAATGATCCTGCGGTCCGGCAAGGGCGGGGACTTCCGCGACTTCACCGCGATCGAGACGTGGGCGGAGCGCGTGGCCGCCGAGCTGAGGAACGGGGCGTAG
- a CDS encoding phosphoketolase family protein produces MSKAEHQDAPELSADELRELDAHWRAANYLAAGQIYLLSNPLLTEPLKPEHIKPRLLGHWGTSPGLNLVYTHLNRVIGTRGLDALCVWGPGHGGPSVLAGSWLDGSYSEIYPDVPRDGEGMERLFRQFSFPGGVPSHVAPEVPGSIHEGGELGYSLAHAYGAAFDNPDLLVACVIGDGEAETGPLAASWHSNKFLDPVHDGAVLPILHLNGYKIANPTVLSRLPAAELDQLLRGYGHDPLHVTGDDPAAVHRALARALDEALDRIALMQRSAREGGVTERVHWPMIVLRTPKGWTGPAEVDGLPVEGTWRAHQVPLAGVRENPEHLRQLEAWLRSYRPEELFGPDGRPVAEVLACVPEGSRRLGATAHANGGLLVRDLPIGSLDSFAVPVDKPGTTMHEPTRVLGDLLRQVMQDTRTRRDFRVVGPDETASNRLQALYDASGKAWQAETLPVDEHLDRHGRVLEILSEHTCQGWLEGYLLTGRHGLFSCYEAFVHIVDSMVNQHIKWLRTARRLPWRAPIASLNYLLTSHVWRQDHNGFSHQDPGFVDHVLNKSPEVVRVYLPPDANTLLSVADHALRSRDYVNVIVAGKQPCFDWLSMDAARAHCARGAGIWDWAGTENGGEPDVVLACAGDVPTQEVLAAAQLLRRHLPQLAVRVVNVVDMTRLMPREEHPHGMTDFEYDGLFTADKPVIFAYHGYPWLIHRLAYRRTGHKNLHVRGYKESGTTTTPFDMVVRNDLDRFRLVMDVIDRVPGLAVRAAAVRQEMADARTRHHDWIREHGTDLPEIADWTWST; encoded by the coding sequence ATGTCCAAGGCCGAGCACCAGGACGCCCCCGAACTCTCCGCCGACGAGCTGCGCGAACTCGACGCCCACTGGCGGGCCGCCAACTACCTGGCCGCGGGCCAGATCTATCTGCTGTCCAACCCCCTGCTGACCGAGCCGCTGAAGCCGGAGCACATCAAGCCGCGGCTGCTCGGCCACTGGGGCACCTCGCCGGGCCTGAACCTCGTGTACACCCACCTCAACCGGGTGATCGGGACGCGTGGGCTCGACGCGCTGTGCGTATGGGGGCCGGGGCACGGCGGGCCGTCCGTGCTCGCCGGGTCCTGGCTGGACGGCAGTTACAGCGAGATCTACCCGGACGTGCCGCGGGACGGCGAGGGGATGGAGCGGCTGTTCCGGCAGTTCTCCTTCCCGGGCGGCGTGCCGAGCCATGTCGCCCCCGAGGTCCCGGGATCCATCCACGAGGGCGGCGAGCTCGGATACTCCCTCGCCCACGCCTACGGCGCCGCCTTCGACAACCCGGACCTGCTCGTCGCCTGCGTGATCGGCGACGGTGAGGCCGAGACCGGGCCGCTGGCCGCCTCCTGGCACTCCAACAAGTTCCTCGACCCGGTGCACGACGGAGCCGTCCTGCCGATCCTGCACCTCAACGGCTACAAGATCGCCAACCCGACCGTGCTGTCCCGGCTGCCCGCGGCCGAACTCGACCAACTGCTGCGCGGCTACGGCCACGACCCGCTCCACGTCACCGGTGACGACCCCGCGGCCGTCCACCGCGCGCTGGCCCGCGCCCTCGACGAGGCGCTGGACCGGATCGCCCTGATGCAGCGGTCGGCCCGTGAGGGCGGCGTCACCGAGCGCGTGCACTGGCCGATGATCGTGCTGCGCACACCGAAGGGCTGGACCGGCCCCGCCGAGGTCGACGGTCTGCCCGTGGAGGGCACCTGGCGCGCCCATCAGGTGCCGCTCGCCGGCGTGCGCGAGAACCCGGAGCACCTGCGGCAGCTGGAGGCGTGGCTGCGCTCCTACCGGCCCGAGGAACTCTTCGGCCCGGACGGCCGGCCCGTCGCCGAGGTCCTCGCCTGCGTCCCCGAGGGCTCCCGCCGCCTGGGTGCCACCGCACATGCCAACGGCGGGCTCCTCGTCCGCGACCTGCCCATCGGTTCCCTCGACTCCTTCGCCGTACCGGTCGACAAGCCCGGCACGACCATGCACGAACCGACCCGGGTCCTCGGAGACCTGCTGCGACAGGTCATGCAGGACACCCGCACGCGCCGGGACTTCCGGGTCGTGGGCCCCGACGAGACCGCGTCCAACCGGCTCCAGGCGCTCTACGACGCCAGCGGCAAGGCGTGGCAGGCGGAGACCCTGCCGGTCGACGAACACCTCGACCGGCACGGCCGCGTGCTGGAGATCCTGTCCGAACACACCTGCCAGGGCTGGCTGGAGGGCTACCTCCTCACCGGACGGCACGGACTGTTCTCCTGCTACGAGGCCTTCGTCCACATCGTCGACTCCATGGTCAACCAGCACATCAAGTGGCTCAGGACGGCCCGGCGGCTGCCCTGGCGTGCGCCCATCGCCTCCCTCAACTACCTGCTGACCTCGCACGTGTGGCGGCAGGACCACAACGGCTTCTCCCACCAGGACCCCGGGTTCGTCGACCACGTCCTCAACAAGAGCCCCGAGGTCGTCCGGGTCTATCTGCCGCCGGACGCCAACACCCTGCTCTCCGTCGCCGACCACGCCCTGCGCAGCCGCGACTACGTCAATGTGATCGTCGCCGGCAAGCAGCCCTGCTTCGACTGGCTGTCCATGGACGCCGCCCGCGCCCACTGCGCACGCGGCGCCGGCATCTGGGACTGGGCCGGCACGGAGAACGGCGGCGAACCGGACGTGGTGCTCGCCTGCGCCGGTGACGTGCCCACACAGGAGGTGCTGGCCGCCGCGCAGCTGCTGCGCCGGCACCTGCCGCAGCTCGCGGTCCGCGTGGTCAACGTCGTCGACATGACCCGGCTCATGCCGCGCGAGGAACACCCGCACGGCATGACCGACTTCGAGTACGACGGCCTGTTCACCGCCGACAAGCCGGTGATCTTCGCCTACCACGGCTACCCGTGGCTCATCCACCGCCTCGCCTACCGCCGCACCGGCCACAAGAACCTGCATGTGCGCGGCTACAAGGAGTCCGGCACCACGACCACACCCTTCGACATGGTCGTCCGCAACGACCTCGACCGTTTCCGCCTGGTCATGGACGTCATCGACCGCGTCCCCGGCCTCGCCGTGCGCGCCGCCGCCGTACGCCAGGAGATGGCCGACGCCCGCACCCGCCACCACGACTGGATCCGCGAACACGGCACCGACCTGCCGGAGATCGCCGACTGGACCTGGAGCACCTGA
- a CDS encoding universal stress protein, with product MNAMDLPIVVGVDGSEPSLRAVDWAADEAALRGLPLRLVYASLWERYEGDALAHELGRPSEQVRAEDIVTAAARRAHRRRADLKVLTDSLPEEPEYALVRESRSAALLVTGTRGRGGMAEALLGSVSLTVAGHAHCPMVVVRGGNDNAVRPGGRIVVGVGEGAPVRFAFEEARLRGASVEAVRAWRSPARETTDHPLLAGEPARLHEQEAAQALEKALRGMPADVEVRRRVVEGHARTVLADASRAADLLIVGARRRPRHFGLQLGRVAHGVLHHSVCPVAVVPERDG from the coding sequence ATGAACGCGATGGACCTGCCGATCGTCGTCGGTGTCGACGGCTCCGAGCCCAGCCTGCGGGCCGTCGACTGGGCGGCCGACGAGGCCGCGCTGCGCGGCCTGCCGCTTCGGCTGGTGTACGCCTCGCTGTGGGAGCGGTACGAGGGCGACGCCCTCGCCCACGAACTGGGCAGGCCGTCCGAACAGGTGCGGGCCGAGGACATCGTGACCGCCGCGGCCCGGCGCGCCCATCGCCGCCGGGCCGACCTGAAGGTGCTGACCGATTCCCTGCCCGAGGAACCCGAGTACGCGCTGGTGCGGGAGAGCCGCAGCGCCGCGCTGCTGGTGACGGGCACCCGCGGCCGCGGCGGCATGGCGGAGGCGCTGCTCGGCTCCGTGTCCCTGACCGTCGCCGGGCACGCGCACTGCCCGATGGTCGTCGTGCGCGGCGGCAACGACAACGCGGTCCGGCCGGGCGGCCGGATCGTCGTGGGGGTCGGCGAAGGGGCGCCCGTCCGGTTCGCCTTCGAGGAGGCACGGCTGCGCGGAGCGTCGGTGGAGGCCGTACGGGCCTGGCGGTCCCCGGCGCGGGAGACCACCGATCACCCGCTGCTCGCGGGAGAGCCCGCCCGGCTGCACGAGCAGGAGGCGGCGCAGGCCCTGGAGAAGGCCCTGCGGGGCATGCCCGCCGATGTGGAGGTGCGCCGGCGGGTCGTGGAGGGCCACGCACGGACCGTGCTGGCGGACGCCTCCCGCGCCGCCGACCTGCTCATAGTCGGGGCCCGGCGCCGTCCGCGGCACTTCGGGCTCCAACTGGGCCGTGTGGCGCACGGGGTGCTGCATCACTCCGTCTGCCCCGTCGCGGTCGTGCCCGAGCGAGACGGATGA
- a CDS encoding universal stress protein gives MTRTVTLSVTAGLDGSRESRAAAEWAAREAQLLGLPLKLIQVWEPVPEPMAQAPLLGVETQQHWTERIPRDAAEGIRARHPGLDVTVEQLSGRPAEVLADEAKDAELLVLGSRGLSGIAGFLVGSVALAVVAHADRPVVLVRAEEQAADEHESDPVGIPSAATAFRPVVLGLDIDSPDRELIEFAFAAAARRGTTLRVVHGWNPPPYYAYGLSADLELQASLAQRETTVLTEVMRPWRKKFPEVEVTEESHYGTPGSHLVDASRDASLVVVGRRIRRSPFGAHIGPVTHAVLHHAMAPVAVVPHN, from the coding sequence ATGACCCGCACCGTCACTCTCAGCGTGACCGCCGGGCTCGACGGCTCGCGCGAGAGCCGCGCGGCGGCCGAGTGGGCGGCTCGCGAAGCACAGTTGCTCGGTCTGCCGCTGAAGCTGATCCAAGTGTGGGAGCCCGTACCGGAGCCCATGGCCCAGGCGCCGCTCCTCGGCGTCGAGACCCAGCAGCACTGGACCGAAAGGATTCCGCGGGACGCGGCCGAAGGCATCCGAGCGCGGCACCCCGGCCTCGACGTGACGGTCGAGCAGCTGTCCGGGCGGCCCGCCGAGGTGCTGGCCGACGAGGCGAAGGACGCCGAGCTCCTCGTCCTCGGCTCGCGCGGACTTAGCGGCATCGCCGGCTTCCTCGTCGGCTCGGTCGCCCTCGCGGTCGTGGCCCACGCCGACCGGCCCGTGGTCCTGGTCCGCGCCGAGGAACAGGCCGCCGACGAGCACGAGAGCGACCCCGTCGGCATACCGTCCGCCGCTACCGCGTTCCGGCCCGTCGTCCTCGGTCTCGACATCGACAGCCCCGACCGTGAGCTGATCGAGTTCGCGTTCGCCGCCGCTGCCCGCCGGGGCACCACCCTGCGGGTCGTACACGGCTGGAACCCGCCCCCGTACTACGCTTACGGCCTGTCCGCGGACCTCGAACTCCAGGCGTCCCTCGCACAGCGCGAGACCACGGTCCTCACCGAGGTCATGCGCCCGTGGCGCAAGAAGTTCCCGGAGGTCGAGGTCACCGAGGAATCCCACTACGGCACCCCCGGCAGCCATCTCGTCGACGCCTCCCGGGACGCCTCCCTGGTCGTCGTCGGACGGCGGATCCGCCGCAGCCCGTTCGGCGCCCACATCGGCCCCGTCACGCACGCCGTGCTCCACCACGCCATGGCCCCCGTCGCCGTCGTACCGCACAACTGA
- a CDS encoding SulP family inorganic anion transporter encodes MEQGKRGRVPQWRHLVPGVVALLGYRRSWLRGDVLAGVTVAAYLVPQVMAYAGVAGLPPVAGLWAILPALALYAVFGSSRLLSVGPESTTALMTATVVAPLAAGDPDRYATLAVTLAVTVGLLCLIARAVRLGFLADLLSRPVLIGYMAGVALIMMSDQLTKLTGVETTGSKFFPQVWSFAAGVTEAHGATVVLSAAALVLLFLMAKYVRAVPGPLLAVVLGTLAVVLFDLDERYGVKVIGDVPSGLPGLAHPDWTEVPALVLPALGVLLVGYTDFILTARAFSGRADDTDDGPELDANQEFLALGAANLGAAALHGFPVSSSASRTALASSSGARSQVYSLIAGVVVLAVLLFLSPLLSRTPSAVLGALVVYAAVRMIDLAGFRRLASFRRRELLLALGCLVGVLALDILYGVIVAVGLSVAELLTRVARPHDAILGVVPGIAGMHDVDDYPTARTIPGLLFYRYDSPLFFANAEDFRRRALGAVDEQTAPVRWFVLNAEANVEVDITALDALDELRQELTDRGIVFALARVKQDLREELQAYGLADSVGAERIFPTLPTAVAAYREWSGDR; translated from the coding sequence ATGGAGCAGGGCAAGCGCGGGCGCGTTCCGCAGTGGCGGCACCTGGTGCCGGGAGTCGTCGCCCTCCTCGGCTACCGACGGTCGTGGCTGCGCGGCGACGTCCTGGCCGGCGTCACCGTGGCGGCGTATCTCGTCCCGCAGGTGATGGCGTACGCGGGTGTCGCCGGGCTGCCGCCGGTCGCGGGGCTGTGGGCGATCCTGCCCGCGCTTGCCCTGTACGCGGTGTTCGGGTCCTCGCGCCTGCTGTCGGTCGGCCCGGAGTCCACGACCGCGCTGATGACGGCCACGGTGGTCGCCCCGCTCGCCGCCGGCGACCCCGACCGGTACGCCACCCTGGCCGTCACCCTCGCGGTCACGGTCGGCCTGCTGTGCCTGATCGCCCGGGCGGTGCGGCTCGGCTTCCTCGCGGATCTGCTCTCACGCCCGGTGCTGATCGGCTACATGGCGGGCGTGGCGCTGATCATGATGTCGGACCAGCTGACCAAGCTGACCGGGGTCGAGACGACGGGGTCCAAGTTCTTTCCGCAGGTGTGGTCGTTCGCGGCCGGTGTGACGGAGGCGCACGGGGCCACCGTCGTGCTGTCGGCCGCCGCCCTCGTGCTGCTGTTCCTGATGGCGAAGTACGTCCGTGCCGTGCCCGGTCCGCTGCTCGCCGTGGTCCTCGGCACGCTCGCCGTGGTGCTCTTCGACCTCGACGAGCGGTACGGCGTCAAGGTGATCGGCGACGTCCCCTCGGGTCTGCCCGGCCTCGCCCACCCGGACTGGACCGAGGTGCCTGCTCTGGTGCTGCCCGCCCTCGGCGTACTCCTCGTCGGGTACACGGACTTCATCCTGACCGCACGGGCCTTCTCCGGCCGCGCGGACGACACGGACGACGGCCCCGAGCTCGACGCCAACCAGGAGTTCCTGGCGCTGGGCGCGGCCAACCTCGGTGCCGCCGCCCTGCACGGCTTCCCGGTCAGCAGCAGCGCGAGCCGGACCGCGCTCGCCTCCTCGTCGGGCGCCCGCAGCCAGGTGTACTCGCTGATCGCCGGGGTCGTGGTCCTCGCGGTCCTGCTGTTCCTCAGCCCGCTGCTCAGCCGGACGCCGTCGGCCGTCCTCGGCGCGCTCGTCGTCTACGCGGCGGTCCGCATGATCGACCTCGCGGGCTTCCGCCGCCTCGCGTCCTTCCGCCGCCGCGAACTCCTGCTCGCCCTCGGCTGTCTGGTCGGCGTACTCGCCCTGGACATCCTGTACGGCGTCATCGTCGCGGTCGGCCTGTCGGTGGCCGAGCTGCTGACCCGGGTCGCCCGGCCGCACGACGCGATCCTGGGAGTGGTCCCCGGCATCGCCGGCATGCACGACGTCGACGACTACCCGACCGCCCGCACGATCCCCGGGCTGCTGTTCTACCGCTACGACTCACCGCTCTTCTTCGCCAACGCCGAGGACTTCCGCCGCCGCGCCCTGGGCGCCGTGGACGAGCAGACCGCGCCCGTGCGCTGGTTCGTCCTGAACGCCGAGGCCAACGTGGAGGTCGACATCACCGCGCTGGACGCCCTCGACGAACTGCGCCAGGAGCTCACGGACCGCGGCATCGTGTTCGCCCTCGCCCGTGTGAAGCAGGACCTCAGGGAGGAGCTCCAGGCGTACGGCCTCGCGGACTCCGTGGGGGCGGAGCGGATCTTCCCGACCCTGCCGACCGCCGTTGCCGCGTACCGGGAGTGGTCGGGCGACCGGTAG
- a CDS encoding cyclic nucleotide-binding domain-containing protein yields the protein MITTPTPSMLRALPAEHRQRLMHMAREVSFPEGTRLFEEGDRADRFWIIRTGTVELDMRVPGRRPAVIESLRHNELVGWSWLFTPHVWHLGAEATTPVRAYEFDATTVRTMCREDPALGNAVAQWVGDVLAHRLRSARTRLLDLYAPYGAGSAV from the coding sequence ATGATCACCACACCCACGCCCAGCATGCTGCGCGCGCTGCCGGCCGAACACCGGCAACGGCTCATGCACATGGCACGCGAGGTGTCCTTCCCGGAAGGGACGCGCCTGTTCGAGGAGGGCGACCGGGCGGACCGGTTCTGGATCATCCGCACCGGCACCGTCGAGCTCGACATGCGTGTGCCGGGCCGCCGGCCGGCCGTCATCGAGAGCCTGCGGCACAACGAACTCGTCGGCTGGTCCTGGCTGTTCACCCCGCACGTATGGCACCTGGGCGCCGAGGCGACGACCCCGGTACGGGCGTACGAGTTCGACGCGACGACCGTGCGCACGATGTGCCGGGAGGACCCGGCGCTCGGCAACGCCGTCGCCCAGTGGGTCGGCGACGTGCTCGCGCACCGGCTGCGCTCGGCCCGCACCCGGCTGCTGGACCTGTACGCCCCGTACGGCGCCGGCAGCGCCGTCTGA
- a CDS encoding CBS domain-containing protein gives MLGNPHIVSDVMTHTVAAVGRRATFVEIVRLMQDWKVSALPVLEGEGRVVGVVSEADLLPKEEFRDSDPDRYTQLRRLSDLAKAGAVTAEELMTSPALTTRPDATLAQAARTMARAKVKRLPVVNELGMLEGIVSRADLLKVFLREDDEIAEEVRREVVAHLFPMSSAAIRVEVHDGVVSLAGRVRDTSLIPVAARLIRAVEGVVDVDFALESPIAAGESAAWGR, from the coding sequence ATGCTCGGCAACCCGCACATCGTCAGCGACGTCATGACGCACACGGTGGCCGCCGTCGGCCGCCGGGCCACGTTCGTGGAGATCGTGCGGCTGATGCAGGACTGGAAGGTCAGCGCCCTGCCCGTGCTGGAGGGCGAGGGCCGGGTGGTCGGCGTCGTCTCCGAGGCCGACCTGCTGCCCAAGGAGGAGTTCCGCGACAGCGACCCCGACCGGTACACCCAGCTGCGGCGCCTGTCCGACCTGGCGAAGGCCGGCGCGGTCACCGCGGAGGAGCTGATGACCTCCCCCGCGCTCACCACCCGCCCGGACGCGACGCTGGCGCAGGCCGCCCGGACCATGGCCCGCGCCAAGGTCAAGCGGCTGCCGGTGGTCAACGAGCTGGGCATGCTGGAGGGCATCGTCAGCCGGGCCGACCTGCTCAAGGTGTTCCTGCGCGAGGACGACGAGATCGCCGAGGAGGTGCGGCGCGAGGTCGTCGCCCACCTCTTCCCCATGTCGTCCGCGGCGATCCGGGTCGAGGTCCACGACGGCGTGGTGAGCCTCGCCGGGCGGGTCAGGGACACGTCCCTGATCCCGGTCGCCGCTCGTCTGATCCGTGCCGTCGAAGGTGTGGTGGACGTGGACTTCGCCCTGGAGTCCCCCATAGCGGCAGGTGAGAGCGCCGCCTGGGGCCGGTGA